The Stratiformator vulcanicus genome has a segment encoding these proteins:
- a CDS encoding DUF6768 family protein: MSSPSPTSALDEKIRAAFHAEEADLLASADEQPLSEQVLATFRGRSRWLVGIVWTAVTVWSVVLFTCGYQFYLATEPKAVVGWGVGVLFAVVAISMLKIWYWMELNRNAVTREVKRVELLLATLVSERDSNAGE, from the coding sequence ATGTCATCACCATCACCCACCTCGGCGTTGGACGAAAAGATTCGCGCGGCGTTTCACGCCGAAGAGGCCGACCTGTTGGCCTCGGCCGATGAGCAACCGCTCTCGGAACAGGTGCTGGCGACCTTTCGCGGACGCAGCCGCTGGCTGGTCGGCATCGTTTGGACCGCCGTGACCGTATGGTCGGTCGTGTTGTTCACGTGCGGCTACCAGTTTTATCTGGCCACCGAACCGAAAGCGGTCGTCGGCTGGGGCGTCGGCGTTCTATTCGCCGTCGTCGCGATCTCGATGCTGAAGATCTGGTACTGGATGGAACTGAATCGCAACGCGGTGACGCGGGAGGTCAAACGAGTCGAACTCCTGCTGGCTACGCTCGTCAGCGAACGTGATTCCAATGCGGGAGAGTGA